The Sulfurospirillum diekertiae genomic sequence ATTATGATGCCATGATAGATTTTTACGGCGAAAAGGGACTTGCTATTTTTCGTAAGCATCTGCATACCTACTCAAAAGGGTTTCGCGAAGCGTCTGAATTTAGAGATAAAATTAACCGCATCGAAGATGAAATACTCATGCGAGAAGCGATTGCAACCTTCTTTGCTCAATAGCCATCATCAAAGCCTTGCGCTTTGTGTTTATCCTTTTTATAACTACCTCGATATTTCTCTTTCTCCAGTAAGTTAGCCTCTTTTAAGAGACGTCTGTGTGTCTCTTCAATGTCTATTCCTTCGAGGTTAGCAATGCTATTTGAAACCAAAGTAACGTAATTTTGCAATAAGTTAGTATACGTAGAGTCTAATCTGACAGGCTCAACTTTTTGCAATGTTTTAAGCCCTTTCTCTGCACGTTTTACAAACAAAAGAAAATCAAAATTTTCATTTTTAAGCGCATTCACACAACTTCCCAAAAAGCGTTCCAACGCTCTAATGTATTTTACGCGTGCGTCTTTATCGTTAATGTTCATGGTAAGTTGATGATATTAAGATAGTGTAAGAGGTTGCTGATAAGAATAAAAAACGGTATAAAAATCAGTGATGTAAAAAAAACAAGTACGGTAACATCTAAAGGTCTGCATTCATACAATGCCGCTAAATTGACATTAGTAACAGCCAAAGGCACTACCAGTTCAATGAAAATAAGTGTGGCAACCATCGGTTCTAAATCCAGTATACCAAAGAGAATAACGCCTGCAATGAGTGGTGTGATAATGAACTTAATAAAGCTTACATGTAAAAGGAGTTTAGCGTTAATATCACGCAATTTAATATTGTAAAGGTACATGCCAAAAATGACCAGTTGAATAACCATGGTACAGTATGCACCCATCTCTAAAGGTTTTTGCATTGCTGGATGGAGTTTAATGTCAAATATATTGAGAAGCAGGGCAAGCGCTGCAAACCAGATAACAGGCAATTTCACAATATTAAATAAAGATTGTTTGATGCTAAAGTTCCCTCTGGAGTAGAAAAAAACACCGAGGGTGTAAACGATAAAGACATTGGTGATGTTGATCATACTCATATACAAAATAGAGGCATCACCAAAGAGTGCAATCCCTAAAGGAATACCTAGATTGCCTGTATTTCCAATAATAACACAGATGGTAATGATGGATTTTTCTTTAATGTCTTCTTTAAAAAAAACAAAGGCGATGATAGAACTGATGAGGACACAGATTAAAGAGATGGCTAAGTACCAAAAAGGCGCTTGCAGCAATGAAAAATCAATCGGACGACTGGAAAGTCCCCAAAATGAAAGCATAGGCTGTAAGAAGTAGATGGAAAGAAGGATCATCCCTTTTTCATTCATCTCTTCTTTGAGCATACGTTTTGCCATGAAGCCTAGCAAAATAAAGGCGTAAATAGACAAAATGGAAATAGCTATGGTCATAAGGTCTTAACGTGTCTCATCATAGGGAGTATAATCAGCAGAAGCCTTATTTTTATACGTGCTGAGCTTATTGTCTTGAATTTTGAGGTAATCATCCAAGCGTCTGCGGTTCTCTTCAAAAACTTTTTCAAAATCGTTGTCATCTTTGACTTCACCGTTTTGAAATTTTTCCAAAAGTACATTGGAATTTCCAGTCATTACAAGGTAGCGGATCGTACCGTATTCAAATAGCACCACACTGTTTTGGTTGTCAATCTGTTTTTTATGGAGAACATTGACTTCCTGTTGCGTTCCCGTTTTTGGGTTAAATAACCACGATTTACCATTGCCACCTTTGGCAGACATTGGTTTGAATGTTTGAATGCCAAGGCGTCTTTTGATCCAAAACATTAGTACAACCAAAGCGAGTAAAACGATGATGACAAGAATGTAGCGTGTATCAATAAAATCCGTTGACGACGTCGACGATGTAGGAAGCGGTGAAGTTATTGCATCTGAGCTTTGTGTGGGTCCTTGCATAATGCTACTTCGTATGCGAAGTCCAAAGCCATCAACCGTTTTAGAGGCAACAACACTGACTTTTTTATCGCTTTTAAGCACAACTTTGAGGGTATTATTTTTTTCTGGAATGATGGTGAGTTCTTGAATAATGTTAGAGTTAATGCTCTTTTCGATCATCTTATCGTAACCAAGATCGTTAATCGTAAGAGTCATAGTTGTGGCATCACTTTTTTGAGAGATACTGCCTTCATGTGGCGCATCAAACGAGAGCATAATATCGACACGGTCACTTCGCTCATAAACGTTATACGTTAACAAATTGGAAGCGCTTACCCATGACCATAATGCTAAAAGGGCAAAGAAAATTCTCATAGATTCTCTTTTTTAAAGTATTGGATGACGGTTTTGGAGTCTAGGATTTCATTGATACGGATGGCGAGGTTCTTCTCATACACCATAACCTCTCCTTTACCAAAGATTTTGTTGTTGATATAAAGTTCGACACTTTCACCGGCAGGTTTTTCAAGGTCGATGACAGAGCCTTTTTCGAGTTTTAAAAGCTTTTGAATCGTAATATTGGTCGTGCCAAGTTCCGCCACAAAATCAACACTAATGTCTAAAAGATTTTCAAATCCTGAGAGAAGTTTGCGTGCGACATACTCTTGATCGACTGCGTCCAATGCTATTCCTTTACAGATGGTTAAGCTAACAAAGCAAAAACTCTTCCAAACCTTGGTGTATACATCTTATTATAGTTTATTTTGTTTAAATTGTTTATTAAGGTATGAAATGCTTTCCAGTAGCGATCTCTATTGGCATAACTCTTGCATAACATCTTACGTTTACATGTAAAGATTTTAAAGGGCGATGATGGGAAAATTTGAAGCAAAAATAAAAGAAGATGTGATGCAAAGTATCTTCAACGATACCACCAAAATTTACGAAATGATCGAAACGCGTTTTCTCCTAGACAATGTTCATCGTGACGCGCTGATTGCGCTGTGTAATCAGTTCAACAACGACCTCTCTTTGATGCTCAAAGAGACGAAACTTGCGTAAGGTGGCGTGATGATCACTCCTTCTATTGGAACAACGGAACTTTACAAACAGTTAAGCGTACTGCTGAAAACCGATACCCCCGTCTTTTTGCACGGAAGCCCGGGCATTGGAAAGTCGTACATCGTCAATGATATTGCACAGCAAGAAGGTCTTGAAATCATGGACGTGCGCCTTAGCCAACTGGACGCGGTGGATTTACGAGGCATCCCCACGATAAAAGAGAACCAAACCGTTTGGATGCCGCCCGTTTTTTTGCCCACCGATGCTCAGAGTGAGGGGATTTTGTTTTTAGATGAGCTTAACTCCGCACCTCTTTCGGTGCAAGCGGCGATTTATCAACTGATACTCGATCGAAAGATTGGAGAGTACAGCCTTCCCAAAGGGTGGCGCATTATCTGTGCGGGCAATAAAATCAACGACAAAGGCATTGTTTTTAAACTCCCTTCGCCTTTGAGTAACCGTATGGTGCATCTGGTATTGGAAGCGAAATTTGATGACTTTAAACTCTGGGCAATGAAACATGGGGTGCATCATTTTATCATCGGTTTTTTAGCCTTTCGACCTGATCTTTTAAGTTCTGAAATCCCCTCTTACACGGAAACAAATCCTGCCTTTTGTTCGCCCAGAGCGTGGAATATGCTCTCACATATTTTAAAAAACGTCACCGATATGCACAGTATTCATCCCATTATCTACGGCACGATTGGTTATGCCGCGGGTGTTGAGTTTATCGCGTTTATCAATGTGTACAAAACCCTGCCCGATGTTGACGCCATTTTAGCGGGTGAAACGCTAGTCATTCCGAGTGAGCCCAGTGCATTGTATGCGTTGTGTGCGGCATTGATTGAGCGGTACAACGACCTTACGCAAGCGGAGCATCTTTTGGCGTACTCTAAACATCTGCCGACTGAGTTTGCGGTGATGCTCATTAAAGATTTGATTATCAAAGATGAAGCAATCGCCACATTGGAGAGTTTTGATATGTGGATGGAGCGGCATGGCGACTACATTATCTAATGCCAAAAAGTCACTTTTTGAGAAAATACGCATTCATTTTCTTTTTAACCATCCCTTTTTGTCGGTCTTAGCGCTTTCCATTCCGACGCGTTATACGAATAACGCCAAAAGCGCCTTTCAAACGGATGGTTTTTCGCTGAGCATTGATGAGGAAAAACTCTCACATTACAGTGAAGAGGAGATCATTTATCTCTACGCTCATACGCTGTTACACATCGTTCTCAAACACCCCTTACGCAGAAAAGCGCGCGAAGAGTTGGTATGGAATCAAAGTTGCGATGTGGTGATCAACCTCATTTTAAGTGAGTTCGACCACGTTGGCGTGATACCAAACGATGAGATTTTAGACACGGATTTAACGGGACTGAGTGTGGAAGAGGTGTATGAGATCCTTCACAAAGAGCAAGAAAAAAAACCAAGTTCAGAAAAAGAGGAAAGCGAAAAACAAAAATCGTTTGTCTATGATGAAACCAAACAAGACCTTGAAAGCTCCAACGAGAGTCTGCAAAGCTCCGAGGAGCAGGAGAAGCTTGATAATATCATCATTCAAGCACTCAGCATTGCCAAACAGGCAACGAAAGCCTACGACAGCTTGCGCATTGAAATCGATACACTGCTTAAGCCAAACATTAACCTCTACGATGTTCTCAAAGAGTTTTTGATTACAGCACTTTTTGAAAAGACCGTGACGTACAACCGTCCCAACCGAAAGTATTTTGAACAAGGCATTTACCTTCCAAGTACGCAAAAAAGTAAGGAGCAGTTGGAGCTTATCATCGCCATTGACAGCTCAGGAAGTGTGAGTTTGGAGGAGTACAAAACCTTTTTAGGCATCGTCAAAGAGGTGTGTGAATCGTTTTACGAATACAGCGTGACGCTGCTGCCATTTGATTTACATGTAAAAGAGGAGCTCATTGTCAGTTTCGATAGTTTTAATCCGATCAATTCTGAAAATCTCTTCATTCCCAAAAGCGACGGAGGGACGAATTTTAATGCCGTTTTGGATTTTATCGACACAAAATATGCCATCAGAAGTGAGCAGTTGTTGATGGTATTAAGCGATGGTGAGTTTGACATTGGGCGTTCATTAGTCTGCGAGACGCTCTTTGTTTTGAGTCAAAAAAAGAATTGTGCAAAGTTTGAGCGGTATGGAAGAGTTATCCAATTTAACCTATAAAGAGGAGGTCGATGCCCTCAAGGATGCGCCCAATTTTGAAGCGTTGGGCGATGCGCGCTACATTCATCATAAAGACGTCGAAGCGAGGCTGTATTGGGCATTTTGCAGACCCAGTGGTTCGCATCCTGATCAGATCAGCGATGCGGAACCGCTGGTTTCCATTATGGCGTTTAACCATTCACGCTTAGGTGCATTGGAGCGATTTGAGCGTTTACATCCTGATGTTATAAAGGATGAGTTACTTCGTGTTAAAATAAAGAATCGAACACGCATGCTCTTTCGCGCTCTCGTCGATCATGACTTTAGCGAACTCAATGCAGTTTTAGAACTCGTGCCTATCTTTTTACATGTAGCGATTGATCAGCTTAAAAACGGACGAAAATGGAATGACATCGAGGCGAATTTAGTTGAAGCATCTCGGTTCATCCGCACCGCCGAAAGCTTATTGGATGAGGTGGCTTGGGAGGCGCTTTTTCTTAAGCTCAAAGTGATTGAAGAGAGTTCGGTGGATGATCTTAAAGCGTATTTACAGTACGCGATTGCTTATAAAGAAAAAATTGATATACGGTTATTAGCGTACATTCATGATGAAACGTTAACGTGGATTGCGCAGAGTTCTTTGCATTTGTTGCAGAAAAAAGCGATGGAAAAATTGGCATTAGCGTTGATATAAAGGAAAGTAGTCATGGAAGAGGAAGAAGAATTTGATCTGAAGCATTTTGAAACGTTTTTAGGTGAATCCAGCAGCGAAGGCGGGCATTGGGATAAGATCAAGAAGCGTACGGCGACGCTTTTTCAAGTGCTTATTGATGGGGATTTGAAAGAGTTGGTGTTTGTGCTGAAGCATTACCCACAGTACACGGAATTGGTGTGTGAGCATTTTCGCTATTTGTACAATTATTCGGAGCAGAGTGCGGACATCTTTGCAGCTTCTAAGCTTTTGTACATGAGTGAAGCGTACCATCAAAAGCAGTTTGTGCGAAACCTTTTGCGCAAGCTTGAAAAGATCGAAACGTATGAGCTTTCGCAGGTCAAAACGTTTCTGCTTTTTTTGGTGGAGCATCAAGAGTGTTTGCATCCGATCATCATCAGTTACTACAAAGCGGAGATTGTGGCGTATTTGAAATGTGGAAATTACCATCTTTTACAGCAAAAAATCATCGAAAAAGAGCTTTTGAAGTTACATGTAAAAAGCGATTTTGACTTTGGTGCGAAAGATAGAGACGCTTCGTTAGACATTCCTTACATGGTTTAGGCTACAATCAGCACGGCATGACATTTGCATAGAGCCTACTAAATGTAAAGGAGTGATGATGTTTAAAACGACACCCTATCAGGTCATTTTCTACGAGAAAACAGGCTGTAGTGGTAATGCACGCCAAAAAGCGCTTCTTACAGAATACGGGGTCACGTTTGATGTGAGAAGCCTTTTAGACACATCATGGGACGTGCCAACATTGAACTCATTTTTTCAAGGGCTCACTCCTAAGGAGATGCTCAACCCTTTTGCTCCACAACTGAAAGATGGCAGTTTTAAACTTGAAGATTACACCAAAGAGAGTCTTATTGAAAAAATGGTGCAAGAGCCCATTTTGATTCGTCGACCACTCTTGCAAATAGGTGATGTCAAGCTCTGCGGTTTCGATATTCCACGGCTTAATTTACTTTTACATGTAAAGATGCCCACACCCCAAAATATCAACGCCTGTTTAAGCAGTGACGCATGCAACAATGCTTAGAATATATCTGCAGAGAGTTTGAAAAAGTTAAAGACTATTTGCATGCACCAACCCCTGCTAAAGAGCTCATCATCAATAACCTTTTTACCAATTTTATGCACTGTTTTTCGGAGTACCCATTTGAGAAAAAACGGTATCCCAAAGAGTTTTTGGAGAGTGCCAATCTTTATAATGCGGGTGATGTGGTGATGCTCAAACGTTTTGAAGATATTGGAATGCGTTATTTGCTTTTGAGTGATTTTTACGATTATGTAAAAATCACTCATTTATATCAAAAAGTCTAATCTTCTTTTAAACTTGCAAGTTTGGCACAGAGTTTTTGCGTGACTCTTTTGGTCGTAGCTTCATCACGGTCAAGTCCATAAACACTCAGAGGAAAATTGAGAGGTTTTTGGATGCGCCAGATGCACTCATGCTCTTCGGTTGGAAGTATCTCCGCAGGATTACCTACAGCGACCCAACCAATAGGAACCATACTGCCAGGTTTGATATGTGATTTGATGTGAACCACTGCGCCAATGCGAATTTCACTGCGCGCGCCGACATGAGACGCATGTAAAACAGAGGCGCTGGTCGCCACAAAAACTTCCTCTTCTAAAACGCAGCCAACAACATGGGCATGGGGGCCGATCAGACAGTTGTTTGCGATGGTTAAAGGATGATTGTCGAGACTTCTAAGCACGGCGTTTTCCATAATAACACACTCTTCACCAATAGTAATTGACCCACCTTCTGCGATGATTTGCGCTCCAAACATAATGCGAACATTCGCACCGATGGTGACATTGCCATAGACCATGGCGTTAGGCGCTATATACGCGGTAGGGTCGATGCGTGGGGATACGCCTTGATGACTTGAAATCATATAATTTCCTTTTGATAGCACAGATACGTGTGGGTGAGATAAAATAAACATGAAATTATACTGCTAAGCGAGGCAAATAAAGCTATAAAAAAAATAAATTTTTAGAGTGAAACGATATGAAAATAGTTCAAAAGATAGCTAATAAACATAAGATACGGGATGAAAATAAACGAGGTAAAAAAGACCAAAGAAGCGACATCAACAGGATTACACCCATAAATGGCTGCGACATTAATGTTGTTGAGTGCTAAAGGCATGATGAGCTGAACCAGTAAAATAGCTGCAACTAAGGGCTCGAGTGGAAGAAGGTAAAAGAGGATCCAAGCACTCAGCAAGGGTGCAAAAATGAACTTCACAAGGTTTACATGTAAAAGCAGTTTATAATTGAGCGTCTTGATCTTGACATTGCACAGATACATACCAAAAACGATGAGTTGAAGCACGATCATACAGTACGCACCCATCTCCAGTGACTTAAAAATTGTCGGTGGAATCTGAACGTGAGCAAAATTGAGCGCTAGGGCAATAAAAGACGCCCAGATGACAGGCAGTTTGACGATGTTGAGCAGGGATGCTTTAAGGTTGGACGTGCCACCAGAGTAAAAGAAAACGCCTAAAGTGTAGGTCATAAAGGTATTGGCAACGCTGATCATACTGGTGTAAATGATAGACTCCTCACCAAAGAGTGCAATGCCCAAAGGAATGCCAAGGTTGCCCGTATTACCAAGCGCTACGGCGATACTCATGATCGCTTTTTCTTTATTATCTGTGAAAAAAAGTCGTGCAAAAATGTACCCAAGTGCGATCGTCACACAGGAAATCAACACATAATAAAAAGGAACTTGCAGTAAAGAAAGCGTAATGGGTCTGGTAGAAAGCCCCCAAAAAGAAAAAATTGGGTGCAGAAAATAGACGGTAATAATGCTCATGCCGCGCTCTTGTATCTGCTCTTTAAAGATTTTTTTCGCGATAAATCCAAAGAGGATAAAAACATAAATCGATAAGATCGCAACAACGATATTCATAGCAAAGACTCTTTACATGTAACGATTTTTAAAAAGGTATTGTAACGAAAATATGAGCCAAAAGATTTACTCTTTCGTGCTACAATGAAATCAGAAGTTTATAACGCATGGGCTTTCTGCCGAAGAAAACGCTGCGTTAGCGAAGTTAAAAAATGAAAAGAAGAGACCATGAAAGAATTTATAGCCAACATTCAAACCGCCATCATCGGAACACTGGACGCCAAAGGAGACCCCTTTAGTTCATACGCCCCTTACGTGTATGACAACAACCGTTTTTACGTCTACATCTCCGACATCGCCACCCACGCCAAGAACATTCAAGCAAACCCCAAAGCATCGCTTTTTTTCGTGGAAGACGAGAGCAAAACCGAAAATTTATTTGCCAGAAAACGTGTGAGTTTGCAATGCGATAGCACCAAAATCGTCCGTTGGACAGAGCGTTTTGAAGCAGTGATGGGTTTGTTTGCACAAAAATTTGATGCCAAAATGGTCAAAACCCTCAAAAAAATGACCGACTTTAATCTGTACGAACTCAAAGTCAATTACGGCGAAGCAACCTTTGGATTTGGCAAAGCCTATTTTGTTGGTGGGGAAAACATGGACGAATTGGTAGCGCGAACCGGCGATAATCCGCATCATGGGGTGAAGTGAAAGGGTTTACATGTAAAGGGGAAAGTTAAAAGTTTAGCCCTCATTTTCTTCCGATTCTTTTTCTTTATTGATTTGGAATTCAGCTAAATAAATTGAATGTATTTCAGGGGTATCTTCTAAGAATCTTATATCTGCTTCAATTTGTCCTCGTTTGCCTTTTATCTTATTATGTCGATTTTGAATAATGCTTATCAAGTCATTATGGAGATTACTGTTAAAAGTATCATAGTTCCTAATAATTTTTGTATCGTCAAGTTTTTTAATCCAGTATGATAAAGATTTAAAATGTTTTATTTGTGCAGAGAAATTTCGGCTATTTTGGAATAATAGATATTCTTGACTTATCATGGTATGTAAATCGTTTTTAGAGACTTTACGGAAAGAGTTTAATGTTCTTCTTGCATTATTTGAAGTTAAATATTCTTTATTTGTAAGTAAAAGTATTTTGTTAAACGATATTTTGTTTTTGTTGTGTAAAGTCATAATTTTTAATAACCTGAAAAATAAACGTATAAAAGCAAGACTTTTTTCTATTTTTTCTTTAATAGAAGTATGATCGTTCATAAAATAACCTTATGATAATGAAACTATATATTTTGTAGTGTAACAAATATATTCTTAATATGTAAAGTAATTTTTTAGCCATATTGTAACGCAAAAATAAGGAGTTTATCCCTTGCAAAACAAGGGCTACTTTAAATGATTTTTTTCTTCTAAAAACCTAAAAAAGTGATCTGTCTTCATTTTGTTAGCGTGAAATAACCGCAGTCTTAAAAAAGATGTTGATTTTGCTTTAATACACTAAAAAGCGATTTGATCGTGTTGTCGTAGATTGCTTTATCTTTCAGTGCTTTTGTCGATAAAATGGCTCCTTCGACCACACTGAGTATAAAGAGTGATAAATTGTATGGTGAGGAGCATTCTAATTCATGGTGCTCAATGGCTTTTACAAGAATTTTTTCGATAGTTTCTCTGAGGCGTTCGTATCGTTCTTTCAATAACAGCTCAAAATCGGGATCAATGTTGGACATCTCTTGTATGAGGTTGGCTAACGGACAGCCTCTTTCGCAAATAATAGGATATGACGTCAGTAACATGGTTTGAAAATGCTCTAAGTAGGAAGAGGGGTATTTTAAAATATCTTCGTATTTTGTACCAAATATCTCCTTTGACTTTTCTCTTATACACGCTAAAACCATCTCTTTTTTATTTTCAAAGAAATGATACATTGAGCCTTTATTCAATCCCGCTTTTTTTAATATTTTTAGGACGGAAGCGCCTTGATAGCCATTGGTATATACTTCTTCAAACGTAATTTCTAATAATAATGTTCTAGTATCTTTTTCTTTCGCCATTGCTTTCCTTTAAAAGAATTATAGCAGAAAAAGTTGACCTTAAGGTCAATACATGTTATAATACTTGACTTTAAGGTCAAGAATAACTCAATAAAGGAACACTATGAAAAGAGTCGTCATTACAGGAATGGATATGATTACACCACTTGGGTATGACATGAAAACGTCATTTCAAAATATTATCGCAGGGAAAAGTGGCATAACAACGATCAGTAATTTTGATGCAAGCCCTTTGCCTGTGCACTTTGCGGGAGAAATAAAAGCGTTTGATGCTTCTGCTATTATGAATCCAAAAGATGTTAAAAAAACAGATAGGTTTATTCACCTTGGCATTAAAACGGCAGTTGAAGCGTTTAAGGATGCGCATTTTCCAGAAGATGGCAGTATAGATTTTGAGCGTTTTGGCATTGTCGGTGCTAGTGCCATAGGAGGATTGCCTCGCATCGAAGAGAGTGCTATCACCTTGCACGAGAAAGGCTCTTCGCGTATCTCTCCTTTTTTTATTCCCGCGTCATTGGTCAATTTATTAGGCGGACATATCGCGATTACATTAGGACTAAAAGGACCCAATCTCTCCTCCTCAACGGCATGTGCCGCAAGTAATCACGCCATCAGTGAAGCGTGTCGCATCATTATGCTAGAACAAGCCGACATCATGCTTGTCACGGGTTCAGAATCCGCTCTTTGTGCTTTAGGCATTTCGGGATTTGCATCCATGAAATCTCTCTCTACTCATAACGAAAACCCACAAACCGCGTCACGACCGTTTGATAAACACCGAGATGGTTTTGTCATGGGCGAGGGTTCAGCAACCTTGGTTTTAGAAGAGTACGAGCATGCCATCAAACGAAACGCCAAAATTTACGCGGAAATTGTAGGCTTTGCAGAGAGTTGCGATGCCAATCATATCACCACACCGACCATCCAAGGCCCGTTACGGTCGATGCAACAAGCGGTTAAAATGGCAGAAAAGAGTGATGCTAATTTTGCTTTGGATTATATCAATGCACATGCAACTTCCACTCCCGTAGGCGATAAAAATGAAACCGAAGCTATTAAACAACTTTTAGTGGGTAAACCCATACCTCCTGTCTCTTCCACCAAAGGTGCTACGGGACATTGCTTGGGAGCCAGTGGTATGATTGAAGCGGTGATTACCATTTTAGCGATGCAAGAGAGCATTTTACCGCCTACGATTAACTACACAGAAGCGGATTTGGAAAATCAGTGCGATTTGGACTATGTCCCCAATCAAGCACGTGCGCAAAAAATTAAGTATGCGATGAGCAACTCTTTTGGTTTTGGGGGTACCAATGGAACGATCATCTTTAAAAATTTAGCGGTTTAGGGGAAATTACATGTAAACAAACCACCTAATTCATTCAAGAAGATAAAGGTGAAGTTAAAAATTTAGCTCTGAGCCTTTATCTTCTTATCCTAGTATATTTTAATTTTCATAAAATGAGGGGAACATGACAAAAGAGGAACTTGGAAAACTGTATCCTATTAAATTATCTGAATATACTACAAATTGGGAACAATTATATGAACAAGAGATCAAAGATTTACAGACAATCTTAGGAGATAACCTTGCTCTTGGATTTGAGCATATCGGAAGCACAGCTATTCCAGGAATGCTTGCAAAACCGACAATAGATATACTCGTTGATATCCCAGAAGACACAAAGCTATGTGAAATCATAGATAAAATGCCAGATAACTATATCCACATGCAAGAAGTAACAAGCTATATAATGTTTGTTAAGGGCTATACTCCAACTGGCTTAGCAAATGAGTCGTTTCATATTCACCTAGGGCCAAAATCTAAGCACTTTCTATGGGACAGAGTGTTTTTCAGAAACTATTTAATAATGAATCCAAATGAACAGAAAGAATACATAAACCTAAAAATTAAGCTTCAGAAAAAATTCAAATATGACAGAGAAGGATATACGCATGGAAAAAGCGAATATATAAAGCGTATAACCACAAAGGCGAAAGAGATTGCCAATTCAATTAAGATATGAATTCAATCCTTTTTGAAGTAAAGGGGGGAAAAGGGTTAAACTTTGTGTTTGTCAGTACAAAAAAATAAAGGCTGTTTCTGGCAGATAAAATGTTTTACATGTAAAGATAGTAACTTAGAAAAAGTAGCTTCTTCCCTTTCGTATCCTTCTTCATATGGTTATTTCATCGTTTTTTCAAATCGAAAGAAATCTTCATCTTCAGGAAGGTTATGCTCAGTGGGTGCATGGGTATCGATGTGATGTTTATTGAAGTATTCAACAATATGAAAGCCACATTTATTGACGTAAAAATGGATGTTACGTTTCTCAAAATAAGGCGTATGTGTTTCCCAGATTTTTGTTTTAGGGTGCTTTTCTTCGATGGCTTTCCATGCTTGCGTACCCATGCCTTTACCGTGTGCATTGACAC encodes the following:
- a CDS encoding vWA domain-containing protein, translating into MATTLSNAKKSLFEKIRIHFLFNHPFLSVLALSIPTRYTNNAKSAFQTDGFSLSIDEEKLSHYSEEEIIYLYAHTLLHIVLKHPLRRKAREELVWNQSCDVVINLILSEFDHVGVIPNDEILDTDLTGLSVEEVYEILHKEQEKKPSSEKEESEKQKSFVYDETKQDLESSNESLQSSEEQEKLDNIIIQALSIAKQATKAYDSLRIEIDTLLKPNINLYDVLKEFLITALFEKTVTYNRPNRKYFEQGIYLPSTQKSKEQLELIIAIDSSGSVSLEEYKTFLGIVKEVCESFYEYSVTLLPFDLHVKEELIVSFDSFNPINSENLFIPKSDGGTNFNAVLDFIDTKYAIRSEQLLMVLSDGEFDIGRSLVCETLFVLSQKKNCAKFERYGRVIQFNL
- a CDS encoding AEC family transporter, whose amino-acid sequence is MTIAISILSIYAFILLGFMAKRMLKEEMNEKGMILLSIYFLQPMLSFWGLSSRPIDFSLLQAPFWYLAISLICVLISSIIAFVFFKEDIKEKSIITICVIIGNTGNLGIPLGIALFGDASILYMSMINITNVFIVYTLGVFFYSRGNFSIKQSLFNIVKLPVIWFAALALLLNIFDIKLHPAMQKPLEMGAYCTMVIQLVIFGMYLYNIKLRDINAKLLLHVSFIKFIITPLIAGVILFGILDLEPMVATLIFIELVVPLAVTNVNLAALYECRPLDVTVLVFFTSLIFIPFFILISNLLHYLNIINLP
- a CDS encoding AEC family transporter gives rise to the protein MNIVVAILSIYVFILFGFIAKKIFKEQIQERGMSIITVYFLHPIFSFWGLSTRPITLSLLQVPFYYVLISCVTIALGYIFARLFFTDNKEKAIMSIAVALGNTGNLGIPLGIALFGEESIIYTSMISVANTFMTYTLGVFFYSGGTSNLKASLLNIVKLPVIWASFIALALNFAHVQIPPTIFKSLEMGAYCMIVLQLIVFGMYLCNVKIKTLNYKLLLHVNLVKFIFAPLLSAWILFYLLPLEPLVAAILLVQLIMPLALNNINVAAIYGCNPVDVASLVFFTSFIFIPYLMFISYLLNYFHIVSL
- a CDS encoding ATP-binding protein; the encoded protein is MITPSIGTTELYKQLSVLLKTDTPVFLHGSPGIGKSYIVNDIAQQEGLEIMDVRLSQLDAVDLRGIPTIKENQTVWMPPVFLPTDAQSEGILFLDELNSAPLSVQAAIYQLILDRKIGEYSLPKGWRIICAGNKINDKGIVFKLPSPLSNRMVHLVLEAKFDDFKLWAMKHGVHHFIIGFLAFRPDLLSSEIPSYTETNPAFCSPRAWNMLSHILKNVTDMHSIHPIIYGTIGYAAGVEFIAFINVYKTLPDVDAILAGETLVIPSEPSALYALCAALIERYNDLTQAEHLLAYSKHLPTEFAVMLIKDLIIKDEAIATLESFDMWMERHGDYII
- a CDS encoding TetR/AcrR family transcriptional regulator, whose translation is MAKEKDTRTLLLEITFEEVYTNGYQGASVLKILKKAGLNKGSMYHFFENKKEMVLACIREKSKEIFGTKYEDILKYPSSYLEHFQTMLLTSYPIICERGCPLANLIQEMSNIDPDFELLLKERYERLRETIEKILVKAIEHHELECSSPYNLSLFILSVVEGAILSTKALKDKAIYDNTIKSLFSVLKQNQHLF
- the fliN gene encoding flagellar motor switch protein FliN, with the translated sequence MDAVDQEYVARKLLSGFENLLDISVDFVAELGTTNITIQKLLKLEKGSVIDLEKPAGESVELYINNKIFGKGEVMVYEKNLAIRINEILDSKTVIQYFKKENL
- a CDS encoding HugZ family pyridoxamine 5'-phosphate oxidase, which produces MKEFIANIQTAIIGTLDAKGDPFSSYAPYVYDNNRFYVYISDIATHAKNIQANPKASLFFVEDESKTENLFARKRVSLQCDSTKIVRWTERFEAVMGLFAQKFDAKMVKTLKKMTDFNLYELKVNYGEATFGFGKAYFVGGENMDELVARTGDNPHHGVK
- a CDS encoding gamma carbonic anhydrase family protein is translated as MISSHQGVSPRIDPTAYIAPNAMVYGNVTIGANVRIMFGAQIIAEGGSITIGEECVIMENAVLRSLDNHPLTIANNCLIGPHAHVVGCVLEEEVFVATSASVLHASHVGARSEIRIGAVVHIKSHIKPGSMVPIGWVAVGNPAEILPTEEHECIWRIQKPLNFPLSVYGLDRDEATTKRVTQKLCAKLASLKED
- a CDS encoding ArsC/Spx/MgsR family protein produces the protein MFKTTPYQVIFYEKTGCSGNARQKALLTEYGVTFDVRSLLDTSWDVPTLNSFFQGLTPKEMLNPFAPQLKDGSFKLEDYTKESLIEKMVQEPILIRRPLLQIGDVKLCGFDIPRLNLLLHVKMPTPQNINACLSSDACNNA